One window from the genome of Montipora foliosa isolate CH-2021 chromosome 5, ASM3666993v2, whole genome shotgun sequence encodes:
- the LOC138002202 gene encoding uncharacterized protein produces MNEVINKGYAEVVPAENATNRAKKNIWYMPHHGLYHPKKKNFRAVFNCAATYQNQSLNKNLLQGPDLTNNLVGVLTRFRQEPVAFCCDNEGMFHQVRVNEEHRDLLRFLWWPNGDTAKEPQQYRMTVHLSGATSSPGSANFALKSTADFYVDDGLKSVGIVQEAVKLIKNTR; encoded by the coding sequence ATGAATGAAGTGATCAACAAAGGCTACGCTGAAGTAGTACCAGCCGAAAACGCAACCAACAGAGCCAAGAAGAACATATGGTACATGCCACATCATGGATTGTATCATCCAAAGAAGAAGAATTTTAGAGCCGTTTTCAATTGCGCTGCAACTTACCAGAATCAGTCTCTGAACAAAAACCTGTTACAAGGACCAGACCTGACGAACAACCTGGTGGGAGTGCTGACAAGATTTCGTCAGGAGCCAGTCGCCTTCTGCTGTGACAATGAAGGCATGTTTCATCAGGTGCGAGTCAATGAAGAACACAGGGACTTGCTGCGTTTTCTCTGGTGGCCGAATGGCGATACAGCAAAAGAACCACAACAGTACAGGATGACAGTCCACCTATCTGGAGCCACGTCCTCCCCTGGCTCTGCAAATTTCGCGCTAAAATCTACGGCTGACTTCTACGTGGACGACGGTTTAAAGTCTGTAGGCATCGTTCAAGAAGCAGTCAAACTCATTAAGAACACAAGGTGA
- the LOC138002203 gene encoding uncharacterized protein, with amino-acid sequence MGGVWERQIRTVHSVLFSLMASNGSQLDNESLWTLMCEVQSIVNSQPLTVNQLADPYLPAPLTPNHLLTMKSKVLLAPPGTFKPANIYTRKRWRRVQHLANEFWSRLQKEFLLSLQERQKWSRPRRKLTIKDIVLVKDNNTARSMWQLARVVAVYPSGDGQVRKVQVALADSCLDSKGKRTGEMPYLERPVQKLVLLASACE; translated from the coding sequence ATGGGTGGAGTTTGGGAGAGACAAATTAGAACTGTACACTCCGTCCTTTTCTCTCTCATGGCAAGTAATGGAAGCCAGCTCGACAACGAGTCCCTATGGACATTGATGTGTGAAGTACAATCGATAGTCAACAGTCAACCTCTAACCGTCAACCAGCTAGCTGATCCCTACTTGCCAGCGCCACTCACCCCTAACCACCTGTTAACCATGAAGTCCAAGGTACTGCTAGCACCCCCTGGAACCTTCAAGCCAGCCAACATATACACACGCAAGCGTTGGAGACGTGTACAACACTTGGCCAACGAATTCTGGTCGCGTTTGCAGAAGGAGTTCCTCCTCAGCTTGCAAGAACGTCAGAAATGGTCGCGACCTCGCAGGAAGCTGACCATCAAAGATATTGTCCTTGTGAAGGATAACAACACAGCTCGTAGTATGTGGCAGCTTGCCCGTGTCGTTGCCGTGTACCCAAGCGGAGATGGACAAGTGCGCAAGGTGCAGGTGGCTCTTGCGGACAGCTGTCTGGACAGTAAAGGCAAGAGAACTGGTGAAATGCCTTACCTGGAAAGACCCGTTCAGAAACTGGTGCTCCTGGCATCAGCATGCGAGTAG